The Vanessa atalanta chromosome 24, ilVanAtal1.2, whole genome shotgun sequence genome has a segment encoding these proteins:
- the LOC125073300 gene encoding protein DEK isoform X2 produces MSGDTDKAKISDNQDEDKKSGAGDGQTTEDESSQDSKGESLTIADCQEPEVQGNTDVDHEDKQQGDAKSTTANGKEDDGPADDTKDEKDEKTDGDFKKEENGETHEENEKEDLKENDKAAKKVVPKKKPKKEDTEEEEEDEEEEEEEEDEEGEEVDEEEEKKPKDKVKKPVKKAKEGDDEGDDEEEGEEEGEEEEEEEEEEEEAPKPKPKREPTEPPVPLPAGKGIPLGHISNVEVSLSRFKTQDQKILHQYLYGQLCLDRNVKRNIKKFKGYEWAIGSTEYKAKLEETAKMELKQLRTMCEMLDLDKKGGASELAARLVGFLQQPTANSPHARGVARAPVAAQPTSAPGGRPRRSAAVKIHNRGYSDEEYETDPETKVKGPKPAKDGSEDSDGSFNPSGSEADSDFDPEAGEGASGPGRKRKSSGRRRSAGKPGKRGRKGKGRKVKGASRGRGRKAKSESDDESDKSESESEGESGSDAEESDQEPKSKRGRPAGAVGKGRKGAVAKASAKATPAKRKAPTPPGKKKGGAKPVGRPAKKGKKASSEESGEGSEEEEEEEGSEEEESGEESDTPADKKAKRPPTDEEIKKYVKQILEGANLEQITMKTVCKQVYSHYPDFDLAHKKDFIKATVKSCI; encoded by the exons ATGTCGGGTGATACCGATAAAGCAAAAATCAGTGACAATCAG GATGAAGACAAGAAATCTGGTGCAGGCGATGGCCAGACAACAGAAGATGAATCCTCACAGGATTCTAAGGGTGAGTCGCTGACAATCGCTGACTGCCAAGAGCCGGAGGTCCAAGGTAACACCGATGTAGATCACGAGGACAAGCAGCAAG GTGACGCAAAGTCAACTACGGCAAATGGCAAAGAAGACGACGGGCCCGCTGATGACACTAAGGATGAAAAAGATGAAAAAACCGACGGAGACTTTAAAAAG GAAGAAAATGGTGAAACTCATGAGGAAAATGAGAAAgaagatttaaaagaaaacgaCAAAGCAGCTAAGAAAGTAGTTCCGAAAAAGAAACCCAAGAAAGAG GATACTGAGGAAGAAGAAGAGGACGAAGAAGAGGAAGAAGAGGAGGAGGACGAGGAAGGCGAGGAGGTTGACGAAGAAGAAGAGAAAAAACCAAAAGACAA AGTAAAGAAACCAGTTAAGAAAGCTAAAGAAGGCGACGATGAAGGCGATGATGAGGAGGAGGGAGAAGAGGAGGGCGAGGAGGAGGAGGAAGAGGAAGAAGAAGAGGAGGAGGCACCTAAGCCCAAACCTAAGAGAGAG ccAACAGAACCTCCCGTTCCTCTGCCGGCCGGGAAGGGCATACCTCTTGGACACATCAGCAATGTCGAAGTTTCACTGTCACGGTTCAAAACTCAAGATCAGAAAATACTTCACCAGTATCTCTATGGG cAACTCTGTTTGGACCGCAACGTGAAACGCAACATAAAGAAGTTCAAAGGGTACGAGTGGGCCATCGGCTCCACGGAATACAAGGCTAAGCTCGAGGAGACGGCTAAGATGGAGCTCAAGCAACTCAGGACAATGTGTGAAATGCTCGACTTAGACAAAAAAG GCGGCGCGAGCGAGCTAGCAGCGCGCCTGGTGGGCTTTCTGCAGCAGCCCACCGCCAACTCGCCGCACGCGCGGGGCGTGGCGCGCGCGCCCGTGGCGGCGCAGCCCACCTCCGCGCCCGGCGGCCGCCCGCGCCGCTCCGCCGCCGTCAAGATACACAACAGAG GTTACTCGGACGAGGAGTACGAAACCGATCCAGAGACGAAGGTCAAGGGGCCGAAGCCGGCGAAGGATGGCTCGGAGGATTCCGAT GGCTCCTTCAACCCGAGCGGCTCGGAGGCGGACTCCGACTTCGACCCGGAGGCCGGCGAGGGCGCCAGCGGGCCGGGCCGCAAGCGTAAGAGCTCCGGACGACGTCGCTCCGCCGGCAAGCCGGGCAAGCGGGGAAGGAAGGGCAAAGGAAGGAAGGTAAAG GGAGCAAGCAGAGGTCGCGGTCGGAAGGCAAAGTCGGAGAGTGACGATGAAAGCGACAAGTCTGAGAGTGAAAGCGAGGGAGAGTCCGGCAGTGACGCGGAAGAATCCgat CAGGAGCCGAAGTCGAAGCGCGGGCGGCCGGCGGGCGCGGTGGGCAAGGGCCGCAAGGGCGCCGTGGCCAAAGCCAGCGCCAAGGCCACGCCCGCCAAGCGGAAAGCTCCCACGCCGCCAG gtAAAAAGAAGGGTGGTGCCAAGCCAGTGGGTCGACCGGCCAAGAAGGGTAAGAAGGCGTCGTCTGAAGAATCCGGAGAGGGCAGTGAGGAAGAAGAGGAGGAGGAAGGTAGTGAGGAGGAGGAGAGCGGAGAGGAGTCTGATACGCCAGCGGACAAGAAGGCTAAACGGCCGCCTACT GACGAGGAGATTAAGAAGTACGTGAAGCAAATCCTCGAGGGAGCAAACCTCGAGCAGATCACGATGAAGACGGTGTGCAAGCAGGTGTACAGCCACTACCCGGACTTCGATCTCGCGCACAAGAAGGACTTTATCAAGGCAACAGTCAAATCG TGTATTTAA
- the LOC125073300 gene encoding protein DEK isoform X6 has product MSGDTDKAKISDNQDEDKKSGAGDGQTTEDESSQDSKGESLTIADCQEPEVQGNTDVDHEDKQQGDAKSTTANGKEDDGPADDTKDEKDEKTDGDFKKEENGETHEENEKEDLKENDKAAKKVVPKKKPKKEDTEEEEEDEEEEEEEEDEEGEEVDEEEEKKPKDKVKKPVKKAKEGDDEGDDEEEGEEEGEEEEEEEEEEEEAPKPKPKREPTEPPVPLPAGKGIPLGHISNVEVSLSRFKTQDQKILHQYLYGQLCLDRNVKRNIKKFKGYEWAIGSTEYKAKLEETAKMELKQLRTMCEMLDLDKKGGASELAARLVGFLQQPTANSPHARGVARAPVAAQPTSAPGGRPRRSAAVKIHNRGYSDEEYETDPETKVKGPKPAKDGSEDSDQGSFNPSGSEADSDFDPEAGEGASGPGRKRKSSGRRRSAGKPGKRGRKGKGRKGASRGRGRKAKSESDDESDKSESESEGESGSDAEESDEPKSKRGRPAGAVGKGRKGAVAKASAKATPAKRKAPTPPGKKKGGAKPVGRPAKKGKKASSEESGEGSEEEEEEEGSEEEESGEESDTPADKKAKRPPTDEEIKKYVKQILEGANLEQITMKTVCKQVYSHYPDFDLAHKKDFIKATVKSCI; this is encoded by the exons ATGTCGGGTGATACCGATAAAGCAAAAATCAGTGACAATCAG GATGAAGACAAGAAATCTGGTGCAGGCGATGGCCAGACAACAGAAGATGAATCCTCACAGGATTCTAAGGGTGAGTCGCTGACAATCGCTGACTGCCAAGAGCCGGAGGTCCAAGGTAACACCGATGTAGATCACGAGGACAAGCAGCAAG GTGACGCAAAGTCAACTACGGCAAATGGCAAAGAAGACGACGGGCCCGCTGATGACACTAAGGATGAAAAAGATGAAAAAACCGACGGAGACTTTAAAAAG GAAGAAAATGGTGAAACTCATGAGGAAAATGAGAAAgaagatttaaaagaaaacgaCAAAGCAGCTAAGAAAGTAGTTCCGAAAAAGAAACCCAAGAAAGAG GATACTGAGGAAGAAGAAGAGGACGAAGAAGAGGAAGAAGAGGAGGAGGACGAGGAAGGCGAGGAGGTTGACGAAGAAGAAGAGAAAAAACCAAAAGACAA AGTAAAGAAACCAGTTAAGAAAGCTAAAGAAGGCGACGATGAAGGCGATGATGAGGAGGAGGGAGAAGAGGAGGGCGAGGAGGAGGAGGAAGAGGAAGAAGAAGAGGAGGAGGCACCTAAGCCCAAACCTAAGAGAGAG ccAACAGAACCTCCCGTTCCTCTGCCGGCCGGGAAGGGCATACCTCTTGGACACATCAGCAATGTCGAAGTTTCACTGTCACGGTTCAAAACTCAAGATCAGAAAATACTTCACCAGTATCTCTATGGG cAACTCTGTTTGGACCGCAACGTGAAACGCAACATAAAGAAGTTCAAAGGGTACGAGTGGGCCATCGGCTCCACGGAATACAAGGCTAAGCTCGAGGAGACGGCTAAGATGGAGCTCAAGCAACTCAGGACAATGTGTGAAATGCTCGACTTAGACAAAAAAG GCGGCGCGAGCGAGCTAGCAGCGCGCCTGGTGGGCTTTCTGCAGCAGCCCACCGCCAACTCGCCGCACGCGCGGGGCGTGGCGCGCGCGCCCGTGGCGGCGCAGCCCACCTCCGCGCCCGGCGGCCGCCCGCGCCGCTCCGCCGCCGTCAAGATACACAACAGAG GTTACTCGGACGAGGAGTACGAAACCGATCCAGAGACGAAGGTCAAGGGGCCGAAGCCGGCGAAGGATGGCTCGGAGGATTCCGAT CAGGGCTCCTTCAACCCGAGCGGCTCGGAGGCGGACTCCGACTTCGACCCGGAGGCCGGCGAGGGCGCCAGCGGGCCGGGCCGCAAGCGTAAGAGCTCCGGACGACGTCGCTCCGCCGGCAAGCCGGGCAAGCGGGGAAGGAAGGGCAAAGGAAGGAAG GGAGCAAGCAGAGGTCGCGGTCGGAAGGCAAAGTCGGAGAGTGACGATGAAAGCGACAAGTCTGAGAGTGAAAGCGAGGGAGAGTCCGGCAGTGACGCGGAAGAATCCgat GAGCCGAAGTCGAAGCGCGGGCGGCCGGCGGGCGCGGTGGGCAAGGGCCGCAAGGGCGCCGTGGCCAAAGCCAGCGCCAAGGCCACGCCCGCCAAGCGGAAAGCTCCCACGCCGCCAG gtAAAAAGAAGGGTGGTGCCAAGCCAGTGGGTCGACCGGCCAAGAAGGGTAAGAAGGCGTCGTCTGAAGAATCCGGAGAGGGCAGTGAGGAAGAAGAGGAGGAGGAAGGTAGTGAGGAGGAGGAGAGCGGAGAGGAGTCTGATACGCCAGCGGACAAGAAGGCTAAACGGCCGCCTACT GACGAGGAGATTAAGAAGTACGTGAAGCAAATCCTCGAGGGAGCAAACCTCGAGCAGATCACGATGAAGACGGTGTGCAAGCAGGTGTACAGCCACTACCCGGACTTCGATCTCGCGCACAAGAAGGACTTTATCAAGGCAACAGTCAAATCG TGTATTTAA
- the LOC125073300 gene encoding protein DEK isoform X5 yields the protein MSGDTDKAKISDNQDEDKKSGAGDGQTTEDESSQDSKGESLTIADCQEPEVQGNTDVDHEDKQQGDAKSTTANGKEDDGPADDTKDEKDEKTDGDFKKEENGETHEENEKEDLKENDKAAKKVVPKKKPKKEDTEEEEEDEEEEEEEEDEEGEEVDEEEEKKPKDKVKKPVKKAKEGDDEGDDEEEGEEEGEEEEEEEEEEEEAPKPKPKREPTEPPVPLPAGKGIPLGHISNVEVSLSRFKTQDQKILHQYLYGQLCLDRNVKRNIKKFKGYEWAIGSTEYKAKLEETAKMELKQLRTMCEMLDLDKKGGASELAARLVGFLQQPTANSPHARGVARAPVAAQPTSAPGGRPRRSAAVKIHNRGYSDEEYETDPETKVKGPKPAKDGSEDSDQGSFNPSGSEADSDFDPEAGEGASGPGRKRKSSGRRRSAGKPGKRGRKGKGRKGASRGRGRKAKSESDDESDKSESESEGESGSDAEESDQEPKSKRGRPAGAVGKGRKGAVAKASAKATPAKRKAPTPPGKKKGGAKPVGRPAKKGKKASSEESGEGSEEEEEEEGSEEEESGEESDTPADKKAKRPPTDEEIKKYVKQILEGANLEQITMKTVCKQVYSHYPDFDLAHKKDFIKATVKSCI from the exons ATGTCGGGTGATACCGATAAAGCAAAAATCAGTGACAATCAG GATGAAGACAAGAAATCTGGTGCAGGCGATGGCCAGACAACAGAAGATGAATCCTCACAGGATTCTAAGGGTGAGTCGCTGACAATCGCTGACTGCCAAGAGCCGGAGGTCCAAGGTAACACCGATGTAGATCACGAGGACAAGCAGCAAG GTGACGCAAAGTCAACTACGGCAAATGGCAAAGAAGACGACGGGCCCGCTGATGACACTAAGGATGAAAAAGATGAAAAAACCGACGGAGACTTTAAAAAG GAAGAAAATGGTGAAACTCATGAGGAAAATGAGAAAgaagatttaaaagaaaacgaCAAAGCAGCTAAGAAAGTAGTTCCGAAAAAGAAACCCAAGAAAGAG GATACTGAGGAAGAAGAAGAGGACGAAGAAGAGGAAGAAGAGGAGGAGGACGAGGAAGGCGAGGAGGTTGACGAAGAAGAAGAGAAAAAACCAAAAGACAA AGTAAAGAAACCAGTTAAGAAAGCTAAAGAAGGCGACGATGAAGGCGATGATGAGGAGGAGGGAGAAGAGGAGGGCGAGGAGGAGGAGGAAGAGGAAGAAGAAGAGGAGGAGGCACCTAAGCCCAAACCTAAGAGAGAG ccAACAGAACCTCCCGTTCCTCTGCCGGCCGGGAAGGGCATACCTCTTGGACACATCAGCAATGTCGAAGTTTCACTGTCACGGTTCAAAACTCAAGATCAGAAAATACTTCACCAGTATCTCTATGGG cAACTCTGTTTGGACCGCAACGTGAAACGCAACATAAAGAAGTTCAAAGGGTACGAGTGGGCCATCGGCTCCACGGAATACAAGGCTAAGCTCGAGGAGACGGCTAAGATGGAGCTCAAGCAACTCAGGACAATGTGTGAAATGCTCGACTTAGACAAAAAAG GCGGCGCGAGCGAGCTAGCAGCGCGCCTGGTGGGCTTTCTGCAGCAGCCCACCGCCAACTCGCCGCACGCGCGGGGCGTGGCGCGCGCGCCCGTGGCGGCGCAGCCCACCTCCGCGCCCGGCGGCCGCCCGCGCCGCTCCGCCGCCGTCAAGATACACAACAGAG GTTACTCGGACGAGGAGTACGAAACCGATCCAGAGACGAAGGTCAAGGGGCCGAAGCCGGCGAAGGATGGCTCGGAGGATTCCGAT CAGGGCTCCTTCAACCCGAGCGGCTCGGAGGCGGACTCCGACTTCGACCCGGAGGCCGGCGAGGGCGCCAGCGGGCCGGGCCGCAAGCGTAAGAGCTCCGGACGACGTCGCTCCGCCGGCAAGCCGGGCAAGCGGGGAAGGAAGGGCAAAGGAAGGAAG GGAGCAAGCAGAGGTCGCGGTCGGAAGGCAAAGTCGGAGAGTGACGATGAAAGCGACAAGTCTGAGAGTGAAAGCGAGGGAGAGTCCGGCAGTGACGCGGAAGAATCCgat CAGGAGCCGAAGTCGAAGCGCGGGCGGCCGGCGGGCGCGGTGGGCAAGGGCCGCAAGGGCGCCGTGGCCAAAGCCAGCGCCAAGGCCACGCCCGCCAAGCGGAAAGCTCCCACGCCGCCAG gtAAAAAGAAGGGTGGTGCCAAGCCAGTGGGTCGACCGGCCAAGAAGGGTAAGAAGGCGTCGTCTGAAGAATCCGGAGAGGGCAGTGAGGAAGAAGAGGAGGAGGAAGGTAGTGAGGAGGAGGAGAGCGGAGAGGAGTCTGATACGCCAGCGGACAAGAAGGCTAAACGGCCGCCTACT GACGAGGAGATTAAGAAGTACGTGAAGCAAATCCTCGAGGGAGCAAACCTCGAGCAGATCACGATGAAGACGGTGTGCAAGCAGGTGTACAGCCACTACCCGGACTTCGATCTCGCGCACAAGAAGGACTTTATCAAGGCAACAGTCAAATCG TGTATTTAA
- the LOC125073300 gene encoding protein DEK isoform X7: MSGDTDKAKISDNQDEDKKSGAGDGQTTEDESSQDSKGDAKSTTANGKEDDGPADDTKDEKDEKTDGDFKKEENGETHEENEKEDLKENDKAAKKVVPKKKPKKEDTEEEEEDEEEEEEEEDEEGEEVDEEEEKKPKDKVKKPVKKAKEGDDEGDDEEEGEEEGEEEEEEEEEEEEAPKPKPKREPTEPPVPLPAGKGIPLGHISNVEVSLSRFKTQDQKILHQYLYGQLCLDRNVKRNIKKFKGYEWAIGSTEYKAKLEETAKMELKQLRTMCEMLDLDKKGGASELAARLVGFLQQPTANSPHARGVARAPVAAQPTSAPGGRPRRSAAVKIHNRGYSDEEYETDPETKVKGPKPAKDGSEDSDQGSFNPSGSEADSDFDPEAGEGASGPGRKRKSSGRRRSAGKPGKRGRKGKGRKVKGASRGRGRKAKSESDDESDKSESESEGESGSDAEESDQEPKSKRGRPAGAVGKGRKGAVAKASAKATPAKRKAPTPPGKKKGGAKPVGRPAKKGKKASSEESGEGSEEEEEEEGSEEEESGEESDTPADKKAKRPPTDEEIKKYVKQILEGANLEQITMKTVCKQVYSHYPDFDLAHKKDFIKATVKSCI, translated from the exons ATGTCGGGTGATACCGATAAAGCAAAAATCAGTGACAATCAG GATGAAGACAAGAAATCTGGTGCAGGCGATGGCCAGACAACAGAAGATGAATCCTCACAGGATTCTAAGG GTGACGCAAAGTCAACTACGGCAAATGGCAAAGAAGACGACGGGCCCGCTGATGACACTAAGGATGAAAAAGATGAAAAAACCGACGGAGACTTTAAAAAG GAAGAAAATGGTGAAACTCATGAGGAAAATGAGAAAgaagatttaaaagaaaacgaCAAAGCAGCTAAGAAAGTAGTTCCGAAAAAGAAACCCAAGAAAGAG GATACTGAGGAAGAAGAAGAGGACGAAGAAGAGGAAGAAGAGGAGGAGGACGAGGAAGGCGAGGAGGTTGACGAAGAAGAAGAGAAAAAACCAAAAGACAA AGTAAAGAAACCAGTTAAGAAAGCTAAAGAAGGCGACGATGAAGGCGATGATGAGGAGGAGGGAGAAGAGGAGGGCGAGGAGGAGGAGGAAGAGGAAGAAGAAGAGGAGGAGGCACCTAAGCCCAAACCTAAGAGAGAG ccAACAGAACCTCCCGTTCCTCTGCCGGCCGGGAAGGGCATACCTCTTGGACACATCAGCAATGTCGAAGTTTCACTGTCACGGTTCAAAACTCAAGATCAGAAAATACTTCACCAGTATCTCTATGGG cAACTCTGTTTGGACCGCAACGTGAAACGCAACATAAAGAAGTTCAAAGGGTACGAGTGGGCCATCGGCTCCACGGAATACAAGGCTAAGCTCGAGGAGACGGCTAAGATGGAGCTCAAGCAACTCAGGACAATGTGTGAAATGCTCGACTTAGACAAAAAAG GCGGCGCGAGCGAGCTAGCAGCGCGCCTGGTGGGCTTTCTGCAGCAGCCCACCGCCAACTCGCCGCACGCGCGGGGCGTGGCGCGCGCGCCCGTGGCGGCGCAGCCCACCTCCGCGCCCGGCGGCCGCCCGCGCCGCTCCGCCGCCGTCAAGATACACAACAGAG GTTACTCGGACGAGGAGTACGAAACCGATCCAGAGACGAAGGTCAAGGGGCCGAAGCCGGCGAAGGATGGCTCGGAGGATTCCGAT CAGGGCTCCTTCAACCCGAGCGGCTCGGAGGCGGACTCCGACTTCGACCCGGAGGCCGGCGAGGGCGCCAGCGGGCCGGGCCGCAAGCGTAAGAGCTCCGGACGACGTCGCTCCGCCGGCAAGCCGGGCAAGCGGGGAAGGAAGGGCAAAGGAAGGAAGGTAAAG GGAGCAAGCAGAGGTCGCGGTCGGAAGGCAAAGTCGGAGAGTGACGATGAAAGCGACAAGTCTGAGAGTGAAAGCGAGGGAGAGTCCGGCAGTGACGCGGAAGAATCCgat CAGGAGCCGAAGTCGAAGCGCGGGCGGCCGGCGGGCGCGGTGGGCAAGGGCCGCAAGGGCGCCGTGGCCAAAGCCAGCGCCAAGGCCACGCCCGCCAAGCGGAAAGCTCCCACGCCGCCAG gtAAAAAGAAGGGTGGTGCCAAGCCAGTGGGTCGACCGGCCAAGAAGGGTAAGAAGGCGTCGTCTGAAGAATCCGGAGAGGGCAGTGAGGAAGAAGAGGAGGAGGAAGGTAGTGAGGAGGAGGAGAGCGGAGAGGAGTCTGATACGCCAGCGGACAAGAAGGCTAAACGGCCGCCTACT GACGAGGAGATTAAGAAGTACGTGAAGCAAATCCTCGAGGGAGCAAACCTCGAGCAGATCACGATGAAGACGGTGTGCAAGCAGGTGTACAGCCACTACCCGGACTTCGATCTCGCGCACAAGAAGGACTTTATCAAGGCAACAGTCAAATCG TGTATTTAA
- the LOC125073300 gene encoding protein DEK isoform X1, translated as MSGDTDKAKISDNQDEDKKSGAGDGQTTEDESSQDSKGESLTIADCQEPEVQGNTDVDHEDKQQGDAKSTTANGKEDDGPADDTKDEKDEKTDGDFKKEENGETHEENEKEDLKENDKAAKKVVPKKKPKKEDTEEEEEDEEEEEEEEDEEGEEVDEEEEKKPKDKVKKPVKKAKEGDDEGDDEEEGEEEGEEEEEEEEEEEEAPKPKPKREPTEPPVPLPAGKGIPLGHISNVEVSLSRFKTQDQKILHQYLYGQLCLDRNVKRNIKKFKGYEWAIGSTEYKAKLEETAKMELKQLRTMCEMLDLDKKGGASELAARLVGFLQQPTANSPHARGVARAPVAAQPTSAPGGRPRRSAAVKIHNRGYSDEEYETDPETKVKGPKPAKDGSEDSDQGSFNPSGSEADSDFDPEAGEGASGPGRKRKSSGRRRSAGKPGKRGRKGKGRKVKGASRGRGRKAKSESDDESDKSESESEGESGSDAEESDQEPKSKRGRPAGAVGKGRKGAVAKASAKATPAKRKAPTPPGKKKGGAKPVGRPAKKGKKASSEESGEGSEEEEEEEGSEEEESGEESDTPADKKAKRPPTDEEIKKYVKQILEGANLEQITMKTVCKQVYSHYPDFDLAHKKDFIKATVKSCI; from the exons ATGTCGGGTGATACCGATAAAGCAAAAATCAGTGACAATCAG GATGAAGACAAGAAATCTGGTGCAGGCGATGGCCAGACAACAGAAGATGAATCCTCACAGGATTCTAAGGGTGAGTCGCTGACAATCGCTGACTGCCAAGAGCCGGAGGTCCAAGGTAACACCGATGTAGATCACGAGGACAAGCAGCAAG GTGACGCAAAGTCAACTACGGCAAATGGCAAAGAAGACGACGGGCCCGCTGATGACACTAAGGATGAAAAAGATGAAAAAACCGACGGAGACTTTAAAAAG GAAGAAAATGGTGAAACTCATGAGGAAAATGAGAAAgaagatttaaaagaaaacgaCAAAGCAGCTAAGAAAGTAGTTCCGAAAAAGAAACCCAAGAAAGAG GATACTGAGGAAGAAGAAGAGGACGAAGAAGAGGAAGAAGAGGAGGAGGACGAGGAAGGCGAGGAGGTTGACGAAGAAGAAGAGAAAAAACCAAAAGACAA AGTAAAGAAACCAGTTAAGAAAGCTAAAGAAGGCGACGATGAAGGCGATGATGAGGAGGAGGGAGAAGAGGAGGGCGAGGAGGAGGAGGAAGAGGAAGAAGAAGAGGAGGAGGCACCTAAGCCCAAACCTAAGAGAGAG ccAACAGAACCTCCCGTTCCTCTGCCGGCCGGGAAGGGCATACCTCTTGGACACATCAGCAATGTCGAAGTTTCACTGTCACGGTTCAAAACTCAAGATCAGAAAATACTTCACCAGTATCTCTATGGG cAACTCTGTTTGGACCGCAACGTGAAACGCAACATAAAGAAGTTCAAAGGGTACGAGTGGGCCATCGGCTCCACGGAATACAAGGCTAAGCTCGAGGAGACGGCTAAGATGGAGCTCAAGCAACTCAGGACAATGTGTGAAATGCTCGACTTAGACAAAAAAG GCGGCGCGAGCGAGCTAGCAGCGCGCCTGGTGGGCTTTCTGCAGCAGCCCACCGCCAACTCGCCGCACGCGCGGGGCGTGGCGCGCGCGCCCGTGGCGGCGCAGCCCACCTCCGCGCCCGGCGGCCGCCCGCGCCGCTCCGCCGCCGTCAAGATACACAACAGAG GTTACTCGGACGAGGAGTACGAAACCGATCCAGAGACGAAGGTCAAGGGGCCGAAGCCGGCGAAGGATGGCTCGGAGGATTCCGAT CAGGGCTCCTTCAACCCGAGCGGCTCGGAGGCGGACTCCGACTTCGACCCGGAGGCCGGCGAGGGCGCCAGCGGGCCGGGCCGCAAGCGTAAGAGCTCCGGACGACGTCGCTCCGCCGGCAAGCCGGGCAAGCGGGGAAGGAAGGGCAAAGGAAGGAAGGTAAAG GGAGCAAGCAGAGGTCGCGGTCGGAAGGCAAAGTCGGAGAGTGACGATGAAAGCGACAAGTCTGAGAGTGAAAGCGAGGGAGAGTCCGGCAGTGACGCGGAAGAATCCgat CAGGAGCCGAAGTCGAAGCGCGGGCGGCCGGCGGGCGCGGTGGGCAAGGGCCGCAAGGGCGCCGTGGCCAAAGCCAGCGCCAAGGCCACGCCCGCCAAGCGGAAAGCTCCCACGCCGCCAG gtAAAAAGAAGGGTGGTGCCAAGCCAGTGGGTCGACCGGCCAAGAAGGGTAAGAAGGCGTCGTCTGAAGAATCCGGAGAGGGCAGTGAGGAAGAAGAGGAGGAGGAAGGTAGTGAGGAGGAGGAGAGCGGAGAGGAGTCTGATACGCCAGCGGACAAGAAGGCTAAACGGCCGCCTACT GACGAGGAGATTAAGAAGTACGTGAAGCAAATCCTCGAGGGAGCAAACCTCGAGCAGATCACGATGAAGACGGTGTGCAAGCAGGTGTACAGCCACTACCCGGACTTCGATCTCGCGCACAAGAAGGACTTTATCAAGGCAACAGTCAAATCG TGTATTTAA